Proteins encoded within one genomic window of Amycolatopsis nigrescens CSC17Ta-90:
- a CDS encoding helix-turn-helix domain-containing protein, whose amino-acid sequence MEEPTVLSWEAGAAVVPPRLVPDQQDEEQLRLACRLRDCRERLGLPQRVAAQCLGIPRSAISGIESGARKVESLELKALAALYHRPVGYFLDEFPDEAAPEAPGLRVLTVAYLGLGHADRERLTDYAELLVTARERRRILSTKDA is encoded by the coding sequence ATGGAGGAGCCCACCGTCCTGTCGTGGGAGGCAGGTGCGGCGGTCGTCCCCCCGCGGCTCGTCCCGGACCAGCAGGACGAGGAGCAGTTGCGGCTCGCCTGCCGGCTCCGGGACTGCCGGGAGAGGCTTGGCCTGCCGCAGCGGGTGGCGGCCCAGTGCCTCGGCATCCCCCGTTCGGCCATCTCCGGCATCGAATCGGGCGCCCGCAAGGTGGAGAGCCTCGAGCTGAAGGCGCTCGCCGCGCTCTACCACCGCCCGGTCGGCTACTTCCTGGACGAGTTCCCCGACGAGGCGGCCCCGGAGGCACCGGGCCTGCGGGTACTCACCGTCGCCTACCTCGGCCTCGGCCACGCGGACCGGGAGCGCCTGACCGACTACGCCGAACTGCTGGTGACCGCCCGCGAACGGCGCCGGATACTGTCCACAAAGGACGCCTGA